Part of the candidate division KSB1 bacterium genome, TGCCGAATTGATCCGTAACTGCCAGCAAGAGAATGACGATTGTCTTTTGATTATCAGCATCCACCTCAAGAATATCCAGACAGATACTTTCCGCCAAACGCGGCTCATTCAGCAGTCGGTATCGTTCTGCTTTTTCGATGGCTGCCGGGATACCTTTTTCTGATAAAGGTTTGAGTTCAAACATGAGTCTCTCCTGGTCGTAATGTTAACCTAATTTATTAATGATAAAATTTTGTTGTTCGTTTTTGAGGTTATTTGTATTTTTTCGAGTTTCGCAGCTTAGAAACTCCATAAAATAAACCCAGTTACAAATGTGCCAAGAATCGCGCTGCCATAACAAAGAACCGCAATCAGTTCATTTAAATGTTTGACTTGTAAGCCATCGTAAAGTGTGAACCGGAATCGATGCGCCCAGTGCAGAAGAGAGAGAGAAATAAGAGCAAAGAGGAATAGACGTGTCAGCGGATGTTTTACCAGAGTCAATAAGTCTTCGTAGGCAGGCGGCTCGATCCAGCCAAGGGGTATCGCGAGACCAGTCAAAAAAAGCAGCACAGGTATAGAGATTGCAGAGATTGCCCCCCCGGCGCCAAACAACCCCCACCAAAAAGGATCAATGTTCTTTTTCATAAATGACTCCTTAGTCAGCTATCAGCTTTCAGCTAAAACAGACGGCTGACCGCTGAGAGCTATTAGCTGATAGCTTAAATTGTCAGTATCATCCACATAATCGCCGCGGAAAAAACCACCCAGGCGGCATAGTTTGAGCCAGCGATCAGCGCATCCGGGATACGTTTTTTCCCGAGGCGAAAGACCAAAGCTTTCGGTGCGAGATTGAACCAGGTGATACTGTGGAAAAGCACAAACAAAAGAGCAACACCATGCAAAACGATTGAAACCGGAGTTTTAAGCCAGGTTAGGAAATTCGCATAAGCCTCCGGCCCTTGCGCCAAAGCGCGAATTTGTAACAGCAAAACAACTACATAAAACGCCACGGCTAAACTCGTCAGCTCCCTCAGAATAAATTTGGTGTAGGCCCATTTCTGCATCCACCAGAAAATGGGAATGCGCTTTCGGTACCACTTGGGGTGGTATTTAGTGTAATTGGGATTGTTAGCCATGTAATCTTTTCTCCAAATGATATCTGAGGATTGAGGATGGAAGATAGAGGATAGAAAAAAACATCCATTCTCGATCCTCCATTCTCGATCTCAAGTTTCTATTTAGCTCCCCACGGCATCAACAAAGACTTCCACCAGTTCGCGGTCCCAGCCACTTTGAAGCGCTGAATCGCACCGGCCGGATCGACGTCTTTCGGGCACACTGCGGAGCATTCTCCCACTAAGGTGCACTCGAAAATGCCATCGTCCTCGGATAGTATCTCAAGTCTCTGCTGGTTTCCTTGATCCCGGTTGTCTAAATTGTAGCGCTGCGCAATGGCTATGGCCGCCGGGCCAATGAAAGTCGGTTCCAGGCCGTAGACCGGACAGGCTGAGTAACATAACATACAATTGATGCACATGCTGAATTGCTTGTAGTCCTCAAGCTCGACAGGAGTCTGCAAGTACTCCCCCTCAGACAACGGCTTCTCTTCCTCGCGCACGATCCAGGGCTGTACCCGTTTTAATTTCTCCATAAAATCGGTCATCTCGATGACCAGATCCCGAACCACGGGAAAATTGTCCAGAGGCTCAACCCGGATGGGCCCCGGCAAATATTTTTCCAGGAAAGTCGCGCAAGTCAGCACCGGGGTGCCGTTGACCATCATGCCGCAACTGCCGCAAACGCCCATGCGGCAAGACCAGCGGTACGACAAGGTGCCGTCGATATTGTCTTTGATGTAATTTATCGCATCGAGGATGACCCAATCTTTGCGAAACGGCACTTCGTAGCTTTGGAAAACCGGCTCTGCTTCTTCTTCCGGGCGATAGCGTGAAACTTCTAGTGTGATGTTTGTTGGCATAAGACCTCTTTGGATATTATTGCATATTATTTACTTTGCTACGCACTAAATTTACCTGTTTAACGACGCAAATCAGGCGCGCTTGACGCAAGACTCTGGAGATGCACAAAGTCTCGAATCTTCATTAAAGCAGAATCACGCAACTGAAGCGCGTCGGCTGAATTTGCTTTTGTTAGGCCAAGGGGCCAAGGTGGTGTTCAGCACGGCCTAAAGGCTCGTGCCACACAAGTTCTTTTTCATTTCATGTCAAGGGCACCCGGCGTGAATT contains:
- a CDS encoding fumarate reductase subunit D, which gives rise to MKKNIDPFWWGLFGAGGAISAISIPVLLFLTGLAIPLGWIEPPAYEDLLTLVKHPLTRLFLFALISLSLLHWAHRFRFTLYDGLQVKHLNELIAVLCYGSAILGTFVTGFILWSF
- a CDS encoding fumarate reductase subunit C, whose product is MANNPNYTKYHPKWYRKRIPIFWWMQKWAYTKFILRELTSLAVAFYVVVLLLQIRALAQGPEAYANFLTWLKTPVSIVLHGVALLFVLFHSITWFNLAPKALVFRLGKKRIPDALIAGSNYAAWVVFSAAIMWMILTI
- a CDS encoding succinate dehydrogenase/fumarate reductase iron-sulfur subunit, which translates into the protein MPTNITLEVSRYRPEEEAEPVFQSYEVPFRKDWVILDAINYIKDNIDGTLSYRWSCRMGVCGSCGMMVNGTPVLTCATFLEKYLPGPIRVEPLDNFPVVRDLVIEMTDFMEKLKRVQPWIVREEEKPLSEGEYLQTPVELEDYKQFSMCINCMLCYSACPVYGLEPTFIGPAAIAIAQRYNLDNRDQGNQQRLEILSEDDGIFECTLVGECSAVCPKDVDPAGAIQRFKVAGTANWWKSLLMPWGAK